TACGAGCAGAAAATTTAACGCTGAGTGCAAACACTATGATTAAAATAGCTTAAATGGATGATTAAGGCTTACAGATTTCTCCAAATTGAAGCTTTGCTTGCAAGTTAACGTCAAAGTGAAATGTTTATcattgtataaattttcaatgcaataatttaaaatccaaatccACTGCAATGTCATTTATGACAAACCCCTACTTACatctacaattaaaaaatttcttatagatATTATCAACCAATCAAGATTGCCCATCGAGTGTTTGAAGCTTCTGGAGGAAGTTGTTCTATATGCCCTTACATTCTTTTGCATGGTTTGATGGAGAACAAGGAAAATTGGAAAGCTATACCTCAACTTTTGGCTGACGTAACAAAGAGGAAGGTATGCTTGTCGCTTACTATTTAAATGTTTCCATAGTTACTTAATTATTTGGagtaaaaacaagttttacatgtgattaatatttaaataccttatattaCTTCTCACAAGAATGCACTTTGAACTATTTAgatgaaaatttgttaaaacccCGCTCACTTAAGGTCACTGAAGTGTTTTggggaaatttattttcattgtatcggtgaaattttaatgaatttcttttagttataCAAGACTATCGCGAAAAGTTTTATAAGCTTCTCACTTGTACAGCTTTCTTTATATGGTTGTAAATCAATGAATCAGTTTAGTGAAACACTTTCTTtgcatcttttaatttttcagtgaaAACGTATTCAATTACCAATTCAAGAAAAAagattgataatttaaatttttttctgtttttctatcCCTTTAACcccataaaaatgatttaaatttaactctggtatgaaagatgaaaaaaattattttaaggtaaattataaaaattaatgtcttttaaaaaaatcggttGATGATGCAAAatcttttatgtaaataattagtattaagtAGTAGTTCCCAATTTCTTTTACCTTATCTtcttaattattactaaaacaTCATATACCTTTAtacttgcataaaaaaaaactttatatatatatatatatatatgtatatgtatatgtatatgtatatgtatatgtgtgtatgtatgtgtatatttatgagtatatgtatatatatatataatgaaatacatattttaggTTTATACTTATGATGCTAGAAATCATGGCGAAAGTGAACACTCAATGGATTCCAATTTTGATAACAATATTTATGATCTATATCACTTCATGGATAAAATAGAGGTGTATCGAGCTGTTTTAGTGGGTCATAATATGGGTGGAATGACTGCTATCCAAGCTGCCTTACAGCAGGTaggtttaaatgattttttgattAATGACATTTTATGACCGGGATGATTTTGAATTAGTATTAGAAAATCTGCAAGTATGTTAGTCAGAAacataagaagcaaaattaaagaatattttttcacaagCGCGAAGGCTCCTGTGGCGCAGTCGAAAAAAGGGTTGTTAGCAAAAAAAGTCAAGAAGTTTAAGAAAGTGGTACTAGTTCAGGCAGTGTGCTTACGTCGTCTACTCGGGGACGAACTAACGTGACATTCCTAAGGCTGTAAAGAAAAAGTCTTGAAGGACGGGGGTTCTGGCGCTTGGTTAGTGTTGGGTAGTGAGTTGTCACAAACGTACCAACAAAACCAACCTCAGAAAGATGCGAGAGAGATCAAAAATAACAttactactttaaatataaaaaaaaattaaagttaaatttaaatcaagtgGTTGAAATTTGCAGGTGTAATGCAAATATTACTTATCAGAAAATGGTAatgcataataatttcattcatattcacaGAAGAAACCCTTTGACAGTTATGGTTTCTAATTGTTCCACTGACGCATGTACAATCACATCTCTTACTgcttaaaataaagtgttagAAAGCTGGTTATTAATTCATAGAGCAAAGCATCGCACACAAAACAGATAGCTGAACTGGATCGTgggtttttattatattgaaagacataattataaatatttgttcccttttctttgtttattgtGTCATTAAATTCCTGTTGTAAATGaacttaatatttgataaatagttgctattaaaatgaatttacgaGAGAAAAACTGTctatattatgcaaaaaaatggtaaaaagtgATTTGGACAGTTTAAAATCActtctaaaattagttttgttatcTCAAAATGCCAGCCAGATGGtggagtggttagcgtgcctgactgcgaagccagtgactgcgggtttgaatcccgctcaggacatggatgtttctctctgtgtgttgttctcTATTGTGCGAtatgtgaatgtggcccaccctataaaacAGGTACCTATGGCAGTGCagcgaattttatattttatgaattttatatttcagccCGACAGAATAGAGCAGGCATTTATTGTGGACATGAATGTTGAGAAAATGCCATGCGAAAGAGTTAATCAATATTTAGTATACATGAAATCATTAGCAGTAAATCTTCGTTATGTTCCTGACGATCTTCCAAGACCAAATATGGCATTAGTTCGCTATCCTCCCTCCAATGAAGAATTGAAGAATATGGTTGGTATATGACTTTTATGTATTAACGTTGACACCTGAGTGTGCTGCACCAACAGCTGTTTCTTGAGTGCGGCATATTGTTGGAACAATATTTCATACGAACTTGATGAGTtggaaacttaatttaattttggataaatacgcttaaagttattactttaatctatttttattaaaataaaagcattgctTTTATCGTTAAATTTAGCGATGCATCGAAAccctaaattaaaatgtttaaaatctttcactcagtaaaatattacatatgtAGTATCACTATATTGTTGAAGTTATCAAATAATCgatatttgttaatttcaactttatgatcttttatttattaatcaaccTTTTTTTCGGTGGAACCacgacattttaaataatttaattagtgattagttaataatttaattaattttttttaaatatttaattagcgGAAGGAgttttcatcgttttatcattactaatcataaattaagttttataccTACAGTTAAATTTGCAGTCTTAGTGTTAGTATATCTTGTCTCTCTAGCCATAAATTTGTCTTTGGAGTACATGCATAAActgaaagttaataaaagaagCCGAATTATGGTTTATTTCGAAATGAAAACTTACAATAACTGCTTAATACGTTGAAAAGACGTCAAGgaaagatatttctttattaattttttttattttatttcgatatgAAAAGCGTAATTGGAAATACtaatgtaatatttcaaaaatgcttgttcttaacataattttttcaattatattgttagaaaaattatattttcttataaaaagaagtaatttttatttcattggcatcttacaataatatatatttatatttcatatagacattattttcataaagacAATCGAAAGACACATTATGAATTATAAGTTGAATCTAAATATAATTGGAGATTTCAAAACTCACGATTGATTATGAAAATACTAACTCACGTAACCCATTTAACTCTTCCAAGGAACCCTAGTCTTCCCCGGAACACTATTCGGGAACCGCTGACCTAGTGACTACCTaggaaaatatacataataccATCTGTCCAGTATTTCATTTTCCGTGTTCCGTGATAAcgtgtaatataaaatatagatcTGAGCCAGGACTAGATCTGAGCAGCGAAAAACAAACTGCCATTGGGTtcagttaacattttaaatggccattttagtaaaaaaaatctgtatttatggaaaatttctattacaagataaaattataaatttccttaaaacattctaatgatgataaatttgattaaatttatatttaattgttgtcTGAGCCTAAAGTTTAGATCTATATGTCACCGgtaaagtatgaaacgccggcattgtatagaatgactaggcattgtatagaatgcctaactttttaggcaaagtatgaaatgtgaaaagtattacatactttgcctaggcattgtatagaatgcctaggcattccaTACAATGCcagatgctatttaggcaaagtatgaaataaacatcctgatgaggttattatgtaaatgatgcgcatgttactgtgaatgagcgaaatcggtgattgttgactttcaccggtgaatgttgacaatcacatagtcgctttggtgaatgtccgaaatatttattacatccgatttcatattaatttattcgtggatataattacatttattcgatattttaatatttactaacgatagattagaagaaacatcagtgtttggagtatcgggcaaatataaccgggcaatggcacttgatcttaaaaaaacatcagtgtagggtataccgggcaatggcactgaaccttaaaaaaacatcagtgttggatataccgggcagtggcacttgaccttaaaaaacatcagtgtagggtataccgggcaaatgtatgccgggcaatggcacttaactagacctagtatgactagacctttggtaaatgtccgaaatatatactaggtctagttaagtgaaactgcccggtataccctacattgatgtttttttaaggttcagtgccattgcccggtgtACATCTGCCCGGTTTACCCTACACTGAGGCTTTTTtaaaggttcagtgccactgcccggtactccccacactgatgtttttttaaaggtcaagtgtcactgcccggtataccctacactgatgtttttttaaggttcagtgccattgcccggtatacatttgcccggtttACCCTACACAGAGGCCGGTAACATATGTtaactttgccggtaacatatgtAATACTCCCGCTTTTTACGAACtgctttttaagtatattttcattacatttttaggAATATTTGAAGCGATCCGTGTTGACTTTTAGATGTTTGGCCCTAATGGATGCCCTCGTGCAATACGAGATATCACCGACTATACCTCATAATGGGATGTATAATGACcccatttatttcatttatggtaccttttctaaatattttgcgTAAGTATTTAATTAGTAATCTGTAGTCCATTTTGAAGTGATTGTATTTAGAGCTTCTCACAgctaatttaaagtttctttggAGGGCAAAATTGACCCAAAAGAGAGAAATTCGGAAACCTTTTGCACTTGTAAAGTTTTCCGTTCAACAGGTGGAAAGAAAATGTAACCTTTAAATACCactgtaacttttaaattcagCCACTGATCTACGCCCTGGGCCATTACATATATTTGGGATGGCATTATTCCAGGACTTTTAGGTAACACAGTTATGGAGGTTTTCCTGAGCACTGtctttaatagatattttaataagatttttaatagtATGGAAGGGCATCTAGGACGAAAAATTCTTTGCGTAATTAAGGCACGCTTTTTAGCCAGAAAGTCCACTTTCTCCCGGCCTGGAACTCCCCAGTGGGCAGGAACCCCCTGTAGTACTATAGCTTTTTCAAGTGATGCTACGATTTTAAGATGATAACGGCTATCCAATATGTCCCATCTTCTGGGATTATTGTCACAAACGATAGCCAACTGAGCAGCTCTTGAATCGATGAGGATAACAGATCTTGGGAATTTTTCGACGTGACATTGCAGCCAGGACAGAGCTTTGTGGTTCGCAGCAATTTCTCCGTCAAACGCAGTTCCCTAGTCCCATACGGACGTGGAAAGAAAAACTGTGTGGGATAACTCCGACACCTGTGTTAGGGCTATCAGACAGGAGAGATCCATCGGTAAAGATGCGGGACTACTCTGATTCagggtaaaaaaatgtttaatacttCGAGAGCAAGGGCTCTTACAATAGAAAGATCCGTATTAATTTTAGCTATCTTTTGACCCAAATCAATACTAATCCAGAAAGATATCAAATGTATTGGATTTTGCGGTAGGCTGCGTAATTCTGGTTCATGATTTAAGCCAAGTGATTTTTTGATTAGTCCGAGTAGGGACCGAGTGTGTGAGGTactgatcctcgttaaactgttctaccgtaaaatgctcgacttcgcgtgcaggtcgtcgggctaccgaagcagagGTGCCataccctctgcagaggatcaaaattgtgatggcacggCTTCCGATctttctcagggatgtttcccagactgtcgccaatagcccattgcgcagctctagtgcgacgtaaatgaactgcaacaacaaaaaatcttgcacttatttattaagatatttaagaCTTTACCTTTGCTACCAcgagaaaaacttatttttcaaaaaagaggaAATTCCGTAGTAGTTGAAGAACATGCCTCATACAagaaaatatgagttttttttaaaattttaccatatattaTTGAAAGCTGAGATTTCGCGTAAATTTTCAGCCCATTTATTGTATTCGTTTAAACATTAGCTGGTATGAAATTCGCTACAAATGCAGATTTTATTTTCGCCATCCAAGCGTTGAGCTTCATATAAAACTACGGAAATATTTCTCTGCTACGTCTTAGTCGGACATTGAATAATATGGGGAAAACCAGTTTTTCTTAAGCAggaaaagtttggaaaaaagCCGGAAGTAACACTCAGAGGTCTAgcacaaaaacaaaatcattctaAGATCCATGTtaacttatttgaattttatataatgcGGCCTTGAATTTTGAGATACATTCCTAAGTAGttgaatgcaaaaataatatgaGGAAAGTTGGAAAACTGTTTCAAATGTTGTGGTTTGGGTGCAATAGAGTCATTAGGTATTGTTctcttcatttataaaatttggaaacCTTCTTGACTATAATGATCCAGTAGAAGATTAAAGAGGAGAGAAACATAACTTGTCTATAATCACATAAACATAATGAGAGAATGTTCTTGGTGTACTTTTCAAGTTGAATCAGATAAAATCAAACCAGGACTAATAGTTTAAAGGTTTTATGCCAAGAAGTATGATTTTTTACTGAGACAAATTAGTCTTtgcttatttgtttgtttatgctAAGTCCAATAAAATCCAAACTCAAGTCGATAAATCCAGTAGTTTTGAAATAAGGGTTTAATGtgtaaataacatatttaacgTATATATTAAATACGGCTTATATATACGCTAAATATGGTTCcgatattatattatatactatcggaaaatatctataaaccatacgttaaatatattttccgatcttaaaactaaaaatctatCGATTTGATTTTAGTCCGATTCGATAAAGCAtacaacattaaatattatacaatacaTCACTTTTCTGTACAGTAATATCAGACGTGTAAATAGTTAGAAGTACTAGTTTTTACTAAAACGATAAGATAAAGCATacagcattaaatattataaaatgcatcACTTTCCTGTACAGTAATGTCAGACGTGTAAATAGTTAGAAGTACTAGTTTTTACTAAAACAAGCAtacaacattaaatattatacaatgcATCACTTTCCTGTACAGTAATGTCAGACGTGTAAATAGTTAGAAGTACTAGATTTTACCAAAACAATACGGTAAAGCAtgcaacattaaatattatacaatgcATCACTTTCCTGTACAGTAATGTCAGAAGTGTAAATAGTTAGAAGTACTAGATTTTACTAAAACGATACGATAAAGCAttcaacattaaatattatacaatgcATCACTTTCCTGTACAGTAATGTCAGACGTGTAAATAGTTAGAAGTNNNNNNNNNNNNNNNNNNNNNNNNNNNNNNNNNNNNNNNNNNNNNNNNNNNNNNNNNNNNNNNNNNNNNNNNNNNNNNNNNNNNNNNNNNNNNNNNNNNNNNNNNNNNNNNNNNNNNNNNNNNNNNNNNNNNNNNNNNNNNNNNNNNNNNNNNNNNNNNNNNgctctccatcgtagttcttcaggcaaatgatgcctagaggtcattattacgaattggctatctcagattttcaatgtcgcaatcacagtaaaatttgtgtgctttctctcaaacttggacttttatgctccaggcagatgacgtaagccgagtgcagcgccactaatttgcatattgcaattttactcagctactcttagtggacaacatatgcaaattttgcacggtttggcttacttttgaaagagttatcgctatttttgtgatttttccttaatttatgataaccagtgtagttAAAAGTActagattttactttttatacaagaaaatgttgataatttttaaactcttagtCTTATCGACTTAGGTTGCTTTCcaattagcataaaaatatgaaatagaaaacaataatgcacttatatatgtaaaaatatattaattttgatccCTTCTTTGACTTTCTCCCTCAAGATGGCGAATAAAGCCAATCCCGAGTGGgaaaaaatatcagatattCTTATTGCCTCACTAAGCcacaagtttcaaaattatttccaggtttcccttaattttattttaatcttctaTTCAGGAATGTATCTCAAATTTTCAGAACTCAAAACGTTTAAGAGGGTTAAGTAAATATAGATCTGTAActttgtttttgctttaattgGGGTTGTCTTTCCCATAAATCTCACACCTTTTAAAGTTCTTACTTAAGGTGAAGAAATCTAAGCAGTTGTGCAAAATTTCATTATGCCGCATTTATAAAATCACGCTAACACATATTTATAAAGCCATGATTAGAAGGttacgatttttttcaaatacgaTTCATTTGTTTGGTTAATACTATTCGTTTGGTACTATTTATATTCGTTTGGATTTTATTCAcattcatttgatttatttggGTTTCATTTGGTTTGGCCATATACATTTGGTTCGTCTTTGGTGCATTATTgtgcttaaaattttgatggctTAAGTATAGGAAGGAAGCCGtgtgtcataaaat
Above is a window of Parasteatoda tepidariorum isolate YZ-2023 chromosome 5, CAS_Ptep_4.0, whole genome shotgun sequence DNA encoding:
- the LOC107437182 gene encoding sn-1-specific diacylglycerol lipase ABHD11 isoform X2, which translates into the protein MSRYYQPIKIAHRVFEASGGSCSICPYILLHGLMENKENWKAIPQLLADVTKRKVYTYDARNHGESEHSMDSNFDNNIYDLYHFMDKIEVYRAVLVGHNMGGMTAIQAALQQPDRIEQAFIVDMNVEKMPCERVNQYLVYMKSLAVNLRYVPDDLPRPNMALVRYPPSNEELKNMEYLKRSVLTFRCLALMDALVQYEISPTIPHNGMYNDPIYFIYGTFSKYFAKDHTVRIIDNTIRHFPLAKFHKFWGPTSQGVFEAPNEFVEFIATKHLNLH
- the LOC107437182 gene encoding sn-1-specific diacylglycerol lipase ABHD11 isoform X4, which encodes MSTKLMNFNLWDNEFLLFYTAMHTNNLIIQQKKKYYQPIKIAHRVFEASGGSCSICPYILLHGLMENKENWKAIPQLLADVTKRKVYTYDARNHGESEHSMDSNFDNNIYDLYHFMDKIEVYRAVLVGHNMGGMTAIQAALQQEYLKRSVLTFRCLALMDALVQYEISPTIPHNGMYNDPIYFIYGTFSKYFAKDHTVRIIDNTIRHFPLAKFHKFWGPTSQGVFEAPNEFVEFIATKHLNLH
- the LOC107437182 gene encoding sn-1-specific diacylglycerol lipase ABHD11 isoform X5; the encoded protein is MENKENWKAIPQLLADVTKRKVYTYDARNHGESEHSMDSNFDNNIYDLYHFMDKIEVYRAVLVGHNMGGMTAIQAALQQPDRIEQAFIVDMNVEKMPCERVNQYLVYMKSLAVNLRYVPDDLPRPNMALVRYPPSNEELKNMEYLKRSVLTFRCLALMDALVQYEISPTIPHNGMYNDPIYFIYGTFSKYFAKDHTVRIIDNTIRHFPLAKFHKFWGPTSQGVFEAPNEFVEFIATKHLNLH
- the LOC107437182 gene encoding sn-1-specific diacylglycerol lipase ABHD11 isoform X1; protein product: MSTKLMNFNLWDNEFLLFYTAMHTNNLIIQQKKKYYQPIKIAHRVFEASGGSCSICPYILLHGLMENKENWKAIPQLLADVTKRKVYTYDARNHGESEHSMDSNFDNNIYDLYHFMDKIEVYRAVLVGHNMGGMTAIQAALQQPDRIEQAFIVDMNVEKMPCERVNQYLVYMKSLAVNLRYVPDDLPRPNMALVRYPPSNEELKNMEYLKRSVLTFRCLALMDALVQYEISPTIPHNGMYNDPIYFIYGTFSKYFAKDHTVRIIDNTIRHFPLAKFHKFWGPTSQGVFEAPNEFVEFIATKHLNLH